The following coding sequences lie in one Haladaptatus sp. DJG-WS-42 genomic window:
- a CDS encoding glycosyltransferase, giving the protein MNADWPDAAVVIAAYEEADSIGRTLDSLDGQEAEVIVVVGGDDDTAAIAEGHDAVDRILEDEAEDGPSAARNQGARAATAEVVCFTDADTVVPNHWVAKHRRHYTDAAVAGVGGPLRPQGDSTKHRLLFKILSDYWYRAAWPVGFVQQSGNNCSYRRTAFLEAGGFDEEIPFMEDTELSLRMKRFGRVVYDKDCPVYTSTRRQTDQGYVGLFLTYARGYLDYFVLNRRPDDGYFK; this is encoded by the coding sequence ATGAACGCCGACTGGCCCGACGCTGCCGTCGTTATCGCCGCCTACGAGGAGGCAGACTCGATTGGCCGCACGCTCGACTCACTCGACGGGCAAGAGGCCGAGGTCATCGTCGTGGTCGGCGGCGACGACGACACTGCCGCGATTGCAGAAGGCCACGACGCCGTAGACCGGATATTAGAAGATGAAGCAGAAGACGGGCCGAGCGCCGCCCGCAATCAGGGCGCACGCGCGGCCACCGCAGAAGTCGTCTGTTTCACCGACGCGGATACCGTCGTCCCAAATCACTGGGTGGCAAAGCATCGGCGTCACTACACAGACGCTGCGGTAGCGGGCGTTGGCGGCCCGCTCCGGCCACAAGGAGACAGCACGAAACACCGGCTGCTGTTCAAGATTCTCTCCGATTACTGGTATCGCGCGGCGTGGCCCGTCGGCTTCGTCCAGCAGTCGGGGAACAACTGTTCGTATCGCCGGACGGCCTTTCTGGAGGCAGGCGGCTTCGACGAGGAAATCCCGTTCATGGAGGACACCGAGTTGTCCCTACGGATGAAACGTTTCGGGCGCGTCGTCTACGACAAGGACTGTCCGGTGTACACCTCGACGCGCCGCCAGACCGACCAGGGCTACGTCGGGCTGTTTCTCACCTACGCCCGCGGCTATCTCGATTACTTTGTCTTGAACCGGCGACCCGACGACGGCTACTTTAAATAG
- a CDS encoding DUF106 domain-containing protein — protein sequence MARTAEKVTALVNQDGSMADALNVVLEHAQNGDGSVAWGDVKGEITSGEWGRLIEKGILIEGDGDGFVVNNPDQVRAALDDTTPGTKSRSRSKKSNSSDTDSSWSSYDKAAALITVGLFAGYSYGPVRDIIGGGMNVLLGPLESMLPFYVVVMVLALFTGLYSTLLQANLMDMEKMGEYQSAMKEIQERRKAAQERGDDDELERIQEEQMEAMGDNLGMFKEQFRPMVWIMLLTIPVFLWMYWMLLTRGDVITPNQITMPLIGTVGWEEGVLGPLQAWILWYFVCSVSFTQIIRKSLNIQTTPT from the coding sequence ATGGCACGGACAGCGGAAAAAGTGACCGCACTCGTCAATCAAGACGGGTCGATGGCCGACGCCCTCAACGTCGTCCTCGAACACGCCCAGAACGGGGATGGCTCCGTTGCGTGGGGCGATGTGAAAGGCGAAATCACGAGTGGCGAGTGGGGTCGTCTCATCGAGAAGGGCATCCTCATCGAGGGTGATGGCGACGGCTTCGTCGTGAACAACCCAGACCAGGTGCGCGCGGCGCTCGATGACACCACCCCGGGCACGAAAAGCCGGTCGCGGTCGAAGAAATCGAACAGCAGCGACACAGATTCGAGTTGGTCTTCGTACGACAAGGCCGCAGCCCTCATCACCGTCGGGCTGTTCGCAGGGTACTCCTACGGCCCGGTGCGCGACATCATCGGCGGCGGGATGAACGTCCTCCTTGGCCCGCTTGAATCGATGTTACCGTTCTACGTCGTCGTGATGGTGCTCGCACTCTTTACCGGGCTGTACTCCACGCTCTTGCAGGCGAATCTCATGGACATGGAGAAGATGGGCGAATATCAGTCTGCGATGAAGGAGATTCAAGAGCGGCGCAAGGCCGCCCAAGAGCGCGGCGACGACGACGAACTCGAACGCATCCAAGAAGAACAGATGGAAGCCATGGGTGACAACCTCGGTATGTTCAAAGAGCAGTTCCGCCCGATGGTGTGGATCATGCTGCTCACCATCCCAGTGTTCCTCTGGATGTACTGGATGCTGCTGACCCGCGGTGACGTGATTACACCGAACCAAATCACCATGCCGCTCATCGGGACGGTCGGCTGGGAAGAGGGTGTCCTCGGCCCATTGCAGGCGTGGATTCTCTGGTACTTCGTCTGCTCGGTGAGCTTCACCCAGATTATCCGTAAATCGCTCAACATCCAGACGACGCCGACGTAA
- a CDS encoding TrkH family potassium uptake protein, translated as MKRRVNWWTSVSLTGTVIKYLSVALLLPLFVALVDREGIMTFVATIAITLTVGVALERFERDDELGFREGFLMVALTWFGVAVIGTIPYLIAGYGTESMLANPVNALFESMSGFTTTGATVMGDFTIHSRAILIWRQLTQWLGGMGIVVLAVAILPELSVGGAQLMDAEAPGPGLEKLTPRIAETARALWGAYLGFTVLEIVLLYGLHLGGMAPNMDAYNAVAHALTTMPTGGFSPEARSIETFSAAVQWVIIPFMVVAGTNFALFWHVLTGEPKQLFEDSEFRAYLGAMAVLSAVIAGLLFTGAGIGTIAGQVPPIIGEAEDSLRHATFQIVSIVTTTGYASMDFNTWSAPTQYLLLFAMFIGGSAGSTGGAVKIVRWLVILKSLRRELFTTVHPEAISPVRLGGRAVDERAIRGIYAFTLLYVLIFFSGVLFILVDMTRVQDSLSVLEVMSAVAATLGNVGPGFGAAGPMNNYLVFTQESKLFMVFLMWVGRLEIFPVFVLLTSTYWRS; from the coding sequence ATGAAACGGCGCGTAAACTGGTGGACGAGTGTCAGCCTGACCGGCACCGTCATCAAGTACCTCTCGGTCGCGCTGTTGCTCCCGCTGTTCGTCGCACTCGTAGACAGGGAGGGCATCATGACGTTCGTCGCCACCATCGCCATCACGCTCACCGTTGGTGTGGCCTTAGAGCGCTTCGAACGCGACGACGAGTTGGGCTTTCGTGAAGGCTTCTTGATGGTCGCACTGACGTGGTTCGGCGTCGCCGTCATCGGGACGATTCCGTACCTCATCGCGGGCTACGGCACCGAGTCCATGCTCGCAAACCCCGTGAACGCGCTGTTCGAGTCGATGAGCGGGTTTACGACAACCGGAGCGACGGTGATGGGCGACTTCACGATTCACTCGCGCGCCATCCTCATCTGGCGACAGTTGACGCAGTGGCTTGGTGGCATGGGAATCGTCGTCCTCGCCGTCGCGATTCTCCCCGAACTCTCGGTCGGGGGCGCACAGCTCATGGACGCGGAAGCGCCCGGCCCCGGCCTCGAAAAGCTCACCCCGCGAATCGCAGAGACGGCGCGGGCGCTCTGGGGGGCGTATCTCGGCTTCACCGTCCTCGAAATCGTGTTGCTCTACGGGCTACATCTGGGCGGGATGGCCCCGAACATGGACGCATACAACGCCGTCGCCCACGCGCTCACGACGATGCCGACGGGCGGCTTCTCCCCCGAAGCCCGCAGCATCGAAACGTTCTCTGCGGCCGTCCAGTGGGTCATCATCCCCTTCATGGTCGTGGCGGGCACGAACTTCGCGCTGTTCTGGCACGTCCTCACGGGGGAACCCAAGCAGTTATTCGAAGACAGCGAGTTTCGCGCCTATCTCGGCGCGATGGCCGTGCTCTCTGCGGTAATTGCTGGCTTGCTCTTTACGGGTGCGGGCATCGGAACTATCGCCGGACAGGTGCCCCCAATCATCGGTGAGGCGGAAGATTCGCTTCGCCACGCCACCTTCCAAATCGTCTCGATTGTGACGACGACGGGCTACGCTTCGATGGACTTCAACACGTGGAGTGCGCCCACCCAGTACCTCCTGCTGTTCGCCATGTTCATCGGCGGCAGCGCGGGGTCGACGGGTGGGGCAGTCAAAATCGTCCGCTGGCTCGTCATCCTCAAATCGCTCCGCCGTGAGCTGTTTACGACCGTCCATCCGGAAGCCATCTCACCGGTGCGCCTCGGCGGCCGGGCGGTCGATGAGCGCGCGATTCGTGGCATCTACGCCTTCACGCTGCTGTACGTGCTCATCTTCTTTTCCGGCGTGCTGTTCATCCTCGTGGACATGACGCGCGTCCAAGATTCGCTGTCGGTGCTCGAAGTCATGAGCGCCGTCGCCGCGACGCTCGGGAACGTCGGGCCGGGCTTTGGCGCGGCCGGACCGATGAACAACTACCTCGTGTTCACCCAAGAGAGCAAGCTCTTTATGGTGTTCTTGATGTGGGTTGGGCGACTGGAAATCTTCCCCGTGTTCGTCCTGCTCACGTCTACGTACTGGCGGAGTTAG
- a CDS encoding adenylate kinase encodes MSQPHILLLGAPGAGKGTQSSRIVESFGVEHVTTGDALRANKDMETEYGTPRSFMEAGELVPDPVVNAIVEEALTSADGFVLDGYPRNIEQAEELDGMTSLDLVAYLNVDEEELVARLTGRRVCSECGTNFHVKFNQPAVEGVCDECGSDLIQRDDDTEETVRERLRVFRENTEPVIEFYRERDQLVEIDGEGTPDEVWTTLNAAIEDAQ; translated from the coding sequence ATGAGTCAGCCGCACATCCTGTTGCTCGGCGCACCGGGCGCTGGTAAAGGCACCCAGAGCAGTCGAATCGTGGAGTCGTTCGGCGTCGAACACGTCACGACAGGTGACGCACTGCGCGCCAACAAGGATATGGAGACGGAGTACGGCACGCCTCGGTCGTTCATGGAAGCCGGTGAACTCGTCCCCGACCCGGTTGTGAACGCCATCGTCGAAGAGGCGCTCACGAGCGCAGACGGCTTCGTGTTAGACGGCTACCCACGCAACATAGAGCAGGCCGAAGAACTCGACGGCATGACAAGCCTCGACCTCGTTGCCTACCTCAACGTTGACGAAGAAGAACTCGTTGCTCGCCTGACCGGCCGCCGCGTGTGCAGCGAGTGTGGCACGAATTTCCACGTCAAGTTCAACCAGCCCGCAGTAGAGGGCGTCTGTGACGAGTGTGGCAGCGACCTCATCCAGCGCGACGACGACACCGAAGAAACCGTCCGCGAGCGCCTGCGCGTCTTCCGTGAGAACACGGAACCGGTCATCGAATTCTACCGCGAGCGCGACCAGCTCGTCGAAATCGATGGCGAGGGCACACCCGATGAAGTCTGGACAACCCTGAACGCCGCCATCGAAGACGCACAGTAA
- a CDS encoding RNA-guided pseudouridylation complex pseudouridine synthase subunit Cbf5 encodes MLERGPPEDRRPTDRLQFGVINLDKQPGPSAHQVTGWVRDLAGVDQAAHSGTLDPKVTGCLPILLGDATRMAQVFLEGHKEYVAVLELHGRAPADLEATVKEFVGPIYQKPPRKSAVVRRLRVREIYEIDVLEVTERQALLRIRCESGTYIRKLCHDIGLALGTGGHMGHLRRTATTPFDDSTMVTLHDFADALAFAEDGDESWLDEVVQPAERALTHLPKVTIAPNAAEQVATGAQVYAPGVISVDGVEDGDEKDRPLVACYTPDGAVVCLGRLAGAPSRETGCVVSLERVLV; translated from the coding sequence ATGCTCGAACGCGGCCCACCCGAAGATCGACGCCCCACAGACCGTCTGCAGTTCGGGGTCATCAACCTCGACAAACAGCCCGGCCCCTCGGCCCATCAGGTGACCGGCTGGGTACGCGACTTGGCCGGGGTCGACCAGGCCGCCCACTCGGGAACGCTCGACCCGAAAGTCACGGGCTGTCTGCCGATTTTGCTCGGCGACGCCACGCGCATGGCCCAGGTGTTCTTAGAAGGCCACAAGGAGTACGTCGCGGTGCTCGAACTCCACGGCCGCGCGCCCGCTGACCTGGAAGCAACAGTGAAGGAGTTCGTCGGCCCGATTTACCAGAAACCGCCGCGTAAGAGCGCCGTAGTTCGCCGCCTGCGCGTGCGAGAGATTTACGAAATCGACGTGCTCGAAGTCACCGAGCGCCAAGCCCTGCTCCGGATTCGCTGTGAGAGCGGCACCTACATCCGGAAGCTGTGTCACGACATCGGCCTCGCGCTCGGAACTGGCGGGCACATGGGGCACCTCCGACGGACGGCCACGACGCCGTTTGACGATTCGACCATGGTGACGCTCCACGACTTCGCAGACGCGCTTGCCTTCGCCGAAGACGGCGACGAAAGCTGGCTCGATGAAGTGGTTCAGCCCGCAGAACGCGCGCTCACCCACCTGCCGAAGGTTACGATTGCGCCGAACGCGGCCGAACAGGTCGCAACCGGCGCGCAGGTGTACGCCCCCGGCGTGATTTCAGTCGATGGCGTCGAAGACGGTGACGAGAAGGACCGCCCGCTCGTGGCGTGTTACACGCCGGATGGGGCCGTCGTCTGTCTCGGCAGACTGGCTGGCGCACCGTCTCGGGAGACGGGCTGTGTGGTCTCTTTAGAGCGCGTGCTCGTCTGA
- a CDS encoding beta-ribofuranosylaminobenzene 5'-phosphate synthase family protein, with the protein MVRVTTGGRLHFGFSNLSLAHARLYGGVGVTLAEPRVVVEAHPADGVVCDHPVAARYAQEAAAVLGVPGARVTVHEELPRHVGLGSGTQLALATLKAVAEANGREVSVREIAPTLGRGGRSGIGVAGFESGGFIFDAGHPTERFTTNRPADGEWDVPAVAARHDIPADWRFVVVIPDIPSGRSGANEDESIRTAVEDADPVLADDISTQIARRVLPAVAEGDWRTFGAAVATISRLNGAWYADEQGGVFRPPLGELVNRLTASGAVSGAGQSSWGPAVFGVTDREHAAAAREVAREALDAVSVSGDVFVSRGRNTGADILSE; encoded by the coding sequence ATGGTGCGGGTCACGACCGGTGGACGTCTCCACTTTGGCTTTAGCAACCTTTCGCTTGCGCACGCGCGCCTCTACGGCGGCGTCGGCGTCACGCTCGCAGAGCCACGCGTGGTGGTCGAAGCTCACCCCGCAGACGGCGTAGTGTGTGACCACCCGGTCGCCGCCCGCTACGCACAGGAAGCAGCCGCCGTACTCGGCGTCCCCGGCGCGCGCGTGACGGTTCACGAAGAACTGCCGCGACACGTCGGCCTCGGGAGCGGGACGCAACTCGCGCTCGCCACGCTCAAAGCGGTCGCAGAAGCGAACGGACGGGAGGTTTCCGTGCGCGAGATTGCGCCGACGCTCGGCCGAGGCGGCCGCAGCGGTATTGGGGTGGCGGGCTTCGAGTCGGGTGGGTTCATCTTCGACGCGGGCCACCCGACGGAGCGATTCACGACCAACCGCCCGGCGGACGGCGAATGGGACGTGCCCGCGGTCGCAGCGCGCCACGACATCCCCGCAGACTGGCGGTTCGTCGTTGTGATTCCGGACATCCCCTCGGGACGAAGCGGTGCGAACGAAGACGAGAGCATCCGGACGGCCGTCGAGGACGCAGACCCGGTGCTTGCAGACGATATTTCGACGCAGATTGCCCGGCGCGTCCTGCCCGCGGTCGCAGAGGGCGACTGGCGAACCTTCGGCGCGGCGGTGGCGACCATCAGCCGCCTCAATGGCGCGTGGTACGCCGATGAGCAGGGCGGCGTGTTCCGGCCACCGCTCGGGGAACTCGTGAACAGACTGACTGCGAGCGGGGCGGTGTCGGGTGCGGGCCAGTCGTCGTGGGGGCCTGCGGTGTTCGGCGTGACCGACCGGGAGCACGCGGCGGCCGCCCGCGAGGTGGCACGCGAGGCGCTCGACGCCGTTTCGGTGTCGGGTGACGTGTTCGTCTCGCGCGGTCGAAACACTGGCGCGGACATTCTATCGGAGTAA
- the cmk gene encoding (d)CMP kinase, whose amino-acid sequence MLITVSGPAGSGKSTTAKALAESLGYEHISGGDLFRSLAAERGLTPLELNKQAEEDEQIDRDLDRRLRDIARENDDVVLESRLAGWLAGEYADLRLWLDAPLHVRAARIADREGKPVEQARKETRARSSSEAQRYQAYYGIDITNLSIYDLNVNTARWSPESALAIVRTAAEEYTAADDEGTVEITIDYQF is encoded by the coding sequence ATGCTAATTACCGTCTCCGGACCTGCCGGAAGCGGCAAGAGTACCACCGCAAAGGCGCTCGCCGAGTCACTCGGCTACGAGCACATCAGCGGTGGCGACCTCTTTCGCTCTCTCGCAGCAGAACGTGGACTGACGCCGCTCGAACTCAACAAGCAGGCAGAAGAAGACGAGCAAATCGACCGCGACTTAGACCGCAGGCTGCGCGACATCGCCCGCGAGAACGACGACGTGGTGCTCGAATCGCGCCTCGCTGGCTGGCTCGCAGGCGAGTACGCAGACCTCCGCCTTTGGCTCGACGCGCCACTGCACGTCAGAGCCGCACGGATTGCAGACCGCGAGGGCAAACCCGTAGAGCAGGCGCGAAAGGAAACCCGCGCGCGCTCAAGCAGTGAGGCCCAGCGGTATCAAGCGTACTACGGCATCGACATCACCAACCTCTCTATCTACGACCTGAACGTCAACACGGCGCGCTGGAGCCCGGAAAGCGCGCTCGCCATCGTCCGAACCGCGGCCGAAGAGTACACCGCAGCGGACGACGAAGGGACGGTCGAGATAACCATCGACTACCAGTTCTAA
- a CDS encoding TrkA family potassium uptake protein has product MYIVIVGAGDIGTPLIQIATSGGNEVVVIERDEAKAELVASSFDCLVIHDDATVKDTLLDAGADRADALISTTDQDATNIMVCLLSQELSIPKIVSVVHNPDHMDIFRQIGVNTMENPQRLIAEYLYRSVKRPAIVDYMRIGDEAEVFEIIVKEDSPIDGKTLQEADAAGLLSAEMLIVAIERNGEGHPITPRGSTRLEAGDLLTVYSGEGATPEVTDIFGHYEDRN; this is encoded by the coding sequence ATGTATATCGTCATCGTTGGTGCTGGTGACATTGGTACGCCGCTGATTCAGATTGCGACTTCGGGGGGAAATGAGGTCGTCGTCATCGAACGTGACGAAGCAAAGGCAGAACTCGTTGCCTCGTCGTTCGACTGTCTCGTCATCCACGACGATGCCACGGTCAAAGACACGCTTCTCGATGCGGGCGCAGACCGCGCAGACGCGCTCATCAGCACGACCGACCAGGATGCGACCAACATCATGGTCTGTCTCCTCTCTCAGGAACTGTCCATCCCGAAAATCGTCTCGGTCGTGCACAACCCAGACCACATGGACATCTTCCGGCAGATTGGCGTGAACACGATGGAAAATCCACAGCGGCTCATCGCAGAGTACCTCTATCGCTCAGTCAAACGCCCGGCAATCGTCGATTACATGCGCATCGGTGACGAGGCTGAAGTATTCGAAATCATTGTCAAAGAGGACTCGCCAATCGACGGTAAGACGCTGCAGGAAGCCGACGCGGCGGGCTTACTCTCGGCGGAAATGCTCATCGTGGCCATCGAGCGAAACGGCGAGGGCCATCCGATTACGCCCCGCGGGAGCACGCGACTCGAAGCGGGCGACCTGCTGACCGTGTATTCGGGGGAGGGCGCAACACCGGAGGTAACCGATATCTTTGGCCACTACGAGGACCGCAACTGA
- a CDS encoding TrkH family potassium uptake protein: MVYRTRDGIVPTDLATIFRDVGALVLMEAALLALSAGVALAFGELYVAGAFVLAAAITAGTGGLARKLFDDAPAPRMKHGMVIAAAGWFATAIFGALPFLFAAYLVPHSVAASYVPAGVDYGSSLAHFRSPLHAFFESMSGWTGSGLTMAVHEPTMPKALLWWRSLIQWVGGVGVIVLTVSILARPGSGSYALYQSETREEKIHPSVVSTVRTVWKMFLGYTLLSIALLFMAIRLSDYGSALPTTEVAWQAINHAMTGLSTGGFSVTDNSIGTYDSPLIEVVLLPIMAIGAIAFPIHYLVLTERDLRHFVSDLQTRWLFILFGLGVVALTIQNLATLAPALSLRDSTFQFISALTCTGFQSAPIGTWSAGGKVILSGAMTMGGAAGSTVGGIKIIRGYTIGRGIRWQFRRVFLPANAVVTLKMDGRTLHRNEMEREFAEAAIVTLLWLILLIVGSVLLTNLAGPDFTYADALFEVASAQGNVGLSTGITGPTMPRLAEGMLILNMWVGRLEIIPILVFVRAAIYGLNP, translated from the coding sequence ATGGTATATCGAACCCGCGACGGCATCGTACCCACCGACCTCGCCACCATCTTCCGCGACGTTGGCGCGCTGGTGTTGATGGAAGCAGCCTTACTCGCCCTCTCTGCGGGCGTGGCGCTTGCGTTCGGAGAACTCTACGTCGCCGGGGCGTTCGTCCTCGCGGCCGCGATTACCGCCGGGACTGGTGGCCTCGCCCGGAAGCTGTTCGACGACGCGCCCGCCCCGCGGATGAAACACGGGATGGTCATCGCCGCCGCCGGGTGGTTCGCGACCGCGATTTTCGGCGCGTTGCCCTTCCTGTTCGCCGCGTACCTCGTGCCCCACTCCGTTGCGGCGAGTTACGTCCCTGCGGGTGTCGATTACGGCTCCAGCCTCGCCCACTTCCGGTCGCCGCTGCACGCCTTTTTCGAGTCGATGAGCGGCTGGACGGGCAGCGGCCTGACGATGGCGGTTCACGAACCGACCATGCCAAAGGCACTGCTCTGGTGGCGGTCACTTATCCAGTGGGTCGGCGGCGTGGGCGTCATCGTCCTCACCGTCTCGATTCTCGCCCGCCCCGGCAGTGGAAGCTACGCGCTCTACCAGAGCGAGACCCGCGAGGAGAAAATCCACCCGAGTGTCGTCTCGACGGTCAGAACCGTCTGGAAGATGTTCCTCGGCTACACGCTTCTCTCGATTGCGCTCTTGTTCATGGCGATTCGCCTCTCTGACTACGGCAGCGCGCTCCCGACGACGGAAGTCGCGTGGCAGGCGATAAATCACGCGATGACGGGCCTTTCGACCGGCGGTTTTTCGGTCACCGACAACTCGATTGGGACCTACGACTCCCCGCTCATCGAAGTCGTGCTCCTGCCGATAATGGCGATCGGCGCGATTGCCTTCCCCATCCACTACCTCGTCCTCACAGAACGCGACCTGCGCCACTTTGTGTCCGACCTCCAGACGCGCTGGCTGTTCATCCTGTTCGGTCTCGGCGTCGTCGCGCTCACGATCCAGAACCTCGCCACGCTCGCGCCTGCGCTTTCGCTTCGCGATTCGACGTTCCAGTTCATCAGCGCGCTCACCTGCACGGGCTTTCAGTCCGCCCCCATCGGGACGTGGTCTGCGGGCGGGAAGGTCATCCTCTCCGGGGCGATGACGATGGGCGGGGCCGCAGGCAGTACGGTCGGTGGCATCAAAATCATCCGCGGCTACACGATTGGCCGCGGGATTCGCTGGCAGTTCAGACGCGTATTCCTCCCGGCGAACGCCGTCGTCACGCTCAAGATGGATGGCCGGACGCTCCACCGCAATGAGATGGAGCGCGAGTTCGCAGAGGCGGCCATCGTCACCCTCCTTTGGCTCATCTTGCTCATCGTCGGGAGCGTCTTACTCACGAACCTCGCTGGCCCCGACTTCACCTACGCAGACGCGCTGTTTGAGGTTGCGAGCGCACAGGGCAACGTCGGACTTTCGACCGGTATCACCGGGCCGACGATGCCACGCCTTGCAGAGGGGATGCTCATTCTCAACATGTGGGTCGGGCGCTTAGAAATCATCCCCATCCTCGTGTTCGTGCGGGCGGCGATTTACGGGCTGAACCCCTAA
- the ilvD gene encoding dihydroxy-acid dehydratase gives MSHGHKQKLEKPEGLPSRDVTEGPERAPHRAMFRAMGFDDEDLASPMIGVANPAADITPCNVHLDDVAASAIEGVDESGGMPIEFGTITISDAISMGTEGMKASLISREVIADSVELVAFGERLDGLVTVAGCDKNLPGMMMASIRTDLPSVFLYGGSIMPGHHDGRDVTIVQVFEGVGAYATGDMSEEELDELERHACPGAGSCGGMFTANTMASISEALGMAPLGSASAPAEHDERYDVARRAGELAVEVIREERRPSDILSRKSFENAIAVQTAIGGSTNGVLHLLALAREAGIDLDIDDFDEISRRTPKIADLQPGGARVMNDLHEIGGVPIVIRRLLDAGLIHGDALTVTGRTIAAELDQLDLPADEDIDADFLYTVEEPKQAEGAIKILKGNLAPDGAVLKVTGDDKFHHEGPARIFEDEEDAMAYVQEGHIESGDVIVIRNEGPQGGPGMREMLGVTAAVVGAGHEDDVALITDGRFSGGTRGPMIGHVAPEAFVGGPIAVLEDGDTVTVDIPERTLDIDLSDDELAARLDEWEAPAPNYDSGVLAKYGQLFGSAAIGAVTNPAAKHDN, from the coding sequence ATGAGCCACGGTCACAAGCAGAAGCTTGAGAAACCAGAGGGGCTTCCCTCCCGCGATGTCACCGAGGGGCCAGAGCGAGCGCCCCACCGCGCCATGTTCCGCGCGATGGGATTCGACGACGAAGACCTCGCCTCGCCCATGATTGGTGTCGCAAACCCCGCCGCCGACATCACGCCGTGTAACGTCCACTTAGATGACGTTGCAGCCTCTGCCATCGAGGGCGTTGACGAATCGGGCGGCATGCCGATCGAGTTCGGCACCATCACCATCTCTGACGCAATTTCGATGGGCACAGAGGGGATGAAAGCCTCGCTCATCTCCCGGGAAGTCATCGCCGACTCGGTCGAACTCGTCGCCTTCGGGGAGCGTCTCGACGGCCTCGTCACGGTTGCAGGCTGTGACAAAAACCTCCCGGGGATGATGATGGCATCCATCAGAACCGACCTCCCAAGCGTCTTTCTCTACGGCGGGTCCATCATGCCCGGCCACCACGACGGCCGCGACGTGACCATCGTCCAGGTGTTCGAGGGCGTCGGCGCGTACGCCACCGGCGACATGAGCGAAGAAGAGTTAGACGAGTTAGAGCGCCACGCCTGTCCGGGTGCGGGTTCCTGTGGCGGGATGTTCACCGCGAACACCATGGCCTCCATCAGCGAGGCGCTCGGCATGGCCCCGCTCGGCAGCGCAAGCGCCCCGGCAGAACACGACGAACGCTACGACGTGGCCCGTCGCGCCGGCGAACTCGCCGTCGAAGTCATTCGCGAAGAACGCCGTCCCTCCGATATTCTCTCCCGGAAATCCTTCGAGAACGCCATTGCCGTCCAGACTGCCATCGGCGGCTCGACCAACGGCGTGCTCCACCTGCTTGCGCTCGCCCGCGAGGCAGGCATCGACCTCGACATCGACGACTTCGACGAAATCTCTCGGCGCACGCCGAAAATCGCCGACCTCCAACCCGGCGGCGCGCGCGTGATGAACGACCTCCACGAAATCGGCGGCGTCCCAATCGTCATCCGTCGCCTGCTCGACGCCGGGCTCATCCACGGCGACGCGCTGACTGTGACCGGGCGCACCATCGCAGCGGAACTCGACCAGCTTGACCTGCCCGCAGACGAGGACATCGACGCCGACTTCCTCTACACCGTCGAGGAGCCAAAACAAGCAGAGGGAGCCATCAAAATCCTCAAAGGCAACCTCGCCCCCGACGGCGCGGTGCTCAAAGTCACCGGCGACGACAAGTTCCACCACGAAGGCCCCGCTCGTATCTTCGAAGACGAAGAGGACGCGATGGCCTACGTCCAAGAAGGCCACATCGAGTCTGGCGACGTCATCGTCATCCGCAACGAAGGCCCACAGGGCGGCCCCGGCATGCGCGAGATGCTCGGCGTCACCGCCGCCGTCGTCGGCGCGGGCCACGAAGACGACGTCGCGCTCATCACCGACGGCCGGTTCTCCGGCGGGACGCGCGGTCCGATGATTGGACACGTCGCCCCCGAAGCGTTTGTCGGCGGGCCAATCGCCGTGCTCGAAGACGGCGACACCGTCACCGTCGATATCCCGGAACGTACCCTCGACATCGACCTCTCGGACGACGAACTCGCTGCCCGCCTCGATGAGTGGGAGGCACCCGCACCGAACTACGACTCGGGCGTGCTCGCCAAGTACGGCCAGCTGTTCGGGTCGGCTGCAATCGGCGCGGTGACCAACCCCGCCGCAAAGCACGACAACTGA